The following proteins come from a genomic window of Larimichthys crocea isolate SSNF chromosome III, L_crocea_2.0, whole genome shotgun sequence:
- the bag4 gene encoding BAG family molecular chaperone regulator 4, with product MHHHQMQSDLKSGWPSTSENNNGSWTNTMDAPQYPGYPSHYWYPQSHSTGHYANTYPAGSDVQPQYNPQVMPAGYPNGHGVYNPPQGQYSTSGFHPSNPFYCADPQRPAPGPYPNQGCPAEQNSGPSGQPHSQHQHQHHHYPGPHCQGGPGYPAGPYPHYNESGHAMPPNPPYPAGQPLHPSAQADAWAHSGAYGSSQQQWQPGQQPPQNHYVRPAHPPAWPGTGTGAPPPYQPKDQQHQRAPQVGPKPRPNPPLNPPNGKPAEISSPPQMYNKTGRGEPNPSQGEPPPSAPVQVPPPGQAGPQPLSNNPGLARVQHVMSRVLLLQEDVDEFVGKKIDKSYRCLEELLTKELLVLDSVETQGQESVRQARKEAVQRIQAILDQLEKKAF from the exons ATGCATCATCATCAAATGCAGTCGGACCTGAAATCTGGCTGGCCCTCCACTTCGGAAAATAACAACGGGAGCTGGACTAACACCATG GATGCCCCTCAGTATCCAGGCTACCCGTCACACTACTGGTATCCCCAGTCTCACTCCACAGGACACTATGCAAATACCTATCCCGCGGGATCAGATGTTCAGCCACAGTACAATCCACAG GTCATGCCTGCAGGTTATCCGAATGGCCATGGTGTCTACAACCCACCGCAGGGTCAATATTCCACAAGTGGTTTCCACCCATCCAACCCGTTCTACTGTGCCGACCCTCAGAGACCGGCTCCGGGTCCTTATCCCAACCAGGGCTGTCCAGCTGAGCAGAACAGCGGGCCGTCCGGGCAGCCACACTCTCAGCACCAGCACCAACATCATCACTATCCTGGTCCACACTGTCAAGGC GGTCCAGGATATCCCGCTGGACCGTACCCTCACTACAATGAAAGTGGTCACGCAATGCCTCCGAATCCCCCGTACCCGGCTGGACAGCCTCTCCACCCGAGCGCCCAGGCCGACGCGTGGGCACACTCCGGGGCGTACGGCTCCtcacagcagcagtggcagccaGGCCAGCAGCCGCCACAAAACCACTACGTCCGTCCGGCGCACCCTCCAGCATGGCCAGGGACCGGAACCGGCGCTCCACCACCTTACCAACCCAAG gACCAGCAGCACCAACGAGCCCCACAAGTGGGACCTAAACCCAGACCGAATCCACCTCTGAATCCCCCCAACGGAAAGCCTGCCGAAATTAGTTCACCCCCTCAAATGTACAACAAAACCGGGAGAGGTGAGCCCAACCCTTCGCAAGGCGAACCCCCGCCCTCGGCCCCGGTCCAAGTTCCTCCTCCAGGTCAGGCCGGACCTCAGCCTCTGAGCAATAACCCCGGCCTAGCGAGGGTCCAACATGTCATGTCCAGGGTGCTACTGCTTCAGGAAGATGTTGACGAGTTTGTTGGCAAAAAGATAGACAAGAGTTACCGTTGTCTGGAGGAACTGCTGACCAAAGAGCTGCTGGTGCTGGACTCTGTGGAGACTCAGGGACAGGAGAGCGTCCGGCAAGCCCGAAAGGAGGCCGTACAGAGGATCCAGGCCATTCTGGACCAGCTGGAGAAGAAAGCCTTCTGA
- the LOC109137810 gene encoding hibernation-specific plasma protein HP-55 isoform X1 codes for MMHAALGIWILSAVICVGRGDHHHGDQDTALDNSANSVSLVAAANKEFAFRLYSQLAAHADSQGKNIFFSPSSVSVALATLSVGAREETHKQIFSGLGFNSTLLTQADVNQAFHTLLEKANKTSGEDTSEGTAVFVDDNFKPRPEFLETLKQSYFADGFTVDFANAADSANTINEYVKGKTNGKIEELVSNPDPMTVMYLISYIYYKGKWATPFEPELTKEDTFTVDENTKVQVQMMNKEKRFDIYYDQAINTSVLHLPFNSSYSMLLMLPDDMATLEKAICPSHVTRWLKWMKSRTYDVYIPKFSIKTSYTLNDVLTAMGMTDMFTERADLSGIAQDQKLTVSEVVHQATLDVDEAGATAAAATGIGITLMSFRHVPVLKFDRPFMVMIIERNTEDILFMGKIVNPKI; via the exons ATGATGCATGCAGCCCTGGGTATCTGGATCTTATCAGCAGTGATCTGTGTGGGGAGAGGCGACCACCATCATGGAGATCAAGACACTGCACTCGACAACAGCGCCAACAGCGTCTCACTGGTGGCTGCAGCGAACAAAGAGTTTGCCTTCCGTCTGTACAGCCAGCTAGCAGCTCATGCTGACTCGCAAGGCAAGAATATCTTCTTCTCCCCATCAAGTGTGTCTGTTGCCTTGGCTACTTTGTCCGTAGGAGCACGGGAGGAGACCCACAAGCAGATTTTCAGTGGTCTGGGTTTCAACAGCACCCTACTGACACAGGCAGATGTAAATCAGGCCTTTCACACTCTCCTCGAAAAGGCAAACAAGACATCTGGAGAAGACACCAGTGAAGGCACCGCTGTGTTCGTGGACGACAACTTCAAGCCACGGCCTGAGTTCCTGGAAACCTTGAAGCAGTCCTACTTTGCAGATGGGTTCACTGTTGACTTTGCCAATGCTGCAGACAGTGCCAATACCATCAACGAGTACGTGAAAGGGAAGACCAATGGGAAGATAGAAGAGCTGGTCAGCAACCCGGATCCAATGACAGTCATGTATCTCATCAGCTACATCTACTACAAAG GAAAGTGGGCGACTCCATTTGAACCCGAGCTCACCAAGGAGGACACATTCACAGTGGACGAGAACACCAAG GTTCAAGTCCAGATGATGAATAAGGAGAAGAGATTTGATATCTATTACGACCAGGCGATCAACACATCggtcctccacctccccttcaACAGCTCCTACTCCATGCTGCTGATGTTGCCTGATGACATGGCAACACTGGAGAAAGCAATTTGCCCGAGTCATGTCACCAGATGGTTGAAGTGGATGAAGTCCAG GACGTACGACGTATATATTCCAAAGTTCTCCATCAAGACTTCCTACACACTGAATGATGTGTTGACTGCAATGGGAATGACAGACATGTTTACTGAACGTGCAGATTTGAGCGGCATTGCACAGGATCAAAAACTGACAGTCTCAGAG GTTGTTCACCAAGCTACCCTGGATGTGGACGAGGCTGGAGCCACCGCTGCAGCTGCTACAGGCATCGGCATCACACTTATGTCCTTCCGCCATGTCCCTGTCTTGAAGTTCGATCGTCCATTCATGGTCATGATCATTGAACGCAACACAGAAGACATCCTCTTCATGGGCAAGATTGTCAACCCCAAAATCTGA
- the LOC109137810 gene encoding hibernation-specific plasma protein HP-55 isoform X2 produces MMHAALGIWILSAVICVGRGDHHHGDQDTALDNSANSVSLVAAANKEFAFRLYSQLAAHADSQGKNIFFSPSSVSVALATLSVGAREETHKQIFSGLGFNSTLLTQADVNQAFHTLLEKANKTSGEDTSEGTAVFVDDNFKPRPEFLETLKQSYFADGFTVDFANAADSANTINEYVKGKTNGKIEELVSNPDPMTVMYLISYIYYKGKWATPFEPELTKEDTFTVDENTKVQVQMMNKEKRFDIYYDQAINTSVLHLPFNSSYSMLLMLPDDMATLEKAICPSHVTRWLKWMKSRTYDVYIPKFSIKTSYTLNDVLTAMGMTDMFTERADLSGIAQDQKLTVSEVVHQATLDVDEAGATAAAATGIGITLMSFRHVPVLKFDRPFMVMIIERNTEDILFMGKIVNPKI; encoded by the exons ATGATGCATGCAGCCCTGGGTATCTGGATCTTATCAGCAGTGATCTGTGTGGGGAGAGGCGACCACCATCATGGAGATCAAGACACTGCACTCGACAACAGCGCCAACAGCGTCTCACTGGTGGCTGCAGCGAACAAAGAGTTTGCCTTCCGTCTGTACAGCCAGCTAGCAGCTCATGCTGACTCGCAAGGCAAGAATATCTTCTTCTCCCCATCAAGTGTGTCTGTTGCCTTGGCTACTTTGTCCGTAGGAGCACGGGAGGAGACCCACAAGCAGATTTTCAGTGGTCTGGGTTTCAACAGCACCCTACTGACACAGGCAGATGTAAATCAGGCCTTTCACACTCTCCTCGAAAAGGCAAACAAGACATCTGGAGAAGACACCAGTGAAGGCACCGCTGTGTTCGTGGACGACAACTTCAAGCCACGGCCTGAGTTCCTGGAAACCTTGAAGCAGTCCTACTTTGCAGATGGGTTCACTGTTGACTTTGCCAATGCTGCAGACAGTGCCAATACCATCAACGAGTACGTGAAAGGGAAGACCAATGGGAAGATAGAAGAGCTGGTCAGCAACCCGGATCCAATGACAGTCATGTATCTCATCAGCTACATCTACTACAAAG GAAAGTGGGCGACTCCATTTGAACCCGAGCTCACCAAGGAGGACACATTCACAGTGGACGAGAACACCAAG GTTCAAGTCCAGATGATGAATAAGGAGAAGAGATTTGATATCTATTACGACCAGGCGATCAACACATCggtcctccacctccccttcaACAGCTCCTACTCCATGCTGCTGATGTTGCCTGATGACATGGCAACACTGGAGAAAGCAATTTGCCCGAGTCATGTCACCAGATGGTTGAAGTGGATGAAGTCCAG GACGTACGACGTATATATTCCAAAGTTCTCCATCAAGACTTCCTACACACTGAATGATGTGTTGACTGCAATGGGAATGACAGACATGTTTACTGAACGTGCAGATTTGAGCGGCATTGCACAGGATCAAAAACTGACAGTCTCAGAG GTTGTTCACCAAGCTACCCTGGATGTGGACGAGGCTGGAGCCACCGCTGCAGCTGCTACAGGCATCGGCATCACACTTATGTCCTTCCGCCATGTCCCTGTCTTGAAGTTCGATCGTCCATTCATGGTCATGATCATTGAACGCAACACAGAAGACATCCTCTTCATGGGCAAGATTGTCAACCCCAAAAT